One genomic segment of Vicinamibacterales bacterium includes these proteins:
- a CDS encoding PadR family transcriptional regulator: MDSDRFLPLTPVVLEIAMALAAGERHGYDIMQDVERRSGGAIVIHPGTLYRALARMLDQALIEELDDRRGHDDQRRRYYRLTALGRAVARAEVERLAGQVTAGRRLFRGGGA, encoded by the coding sequence ATGGACTCCGATCGCTTCCTGCCGCTCACGCCAGTCGTCCTCGAGATCGCCATGGCGCTGGCCGCAGGGGAACGGCATGGCTACGACATCATGCAGGACGTCGAACGCCGCAGCGGGGGCGCCATCGTGATTCATCCCGGCACGCTGTACCGCGCGCTCGCCCGCATGCTCGATCAGGCGCTGATCGAGGAACTCGACGATCGGCGGGGGCACGACGATCAACGGCGCCGCTACTACCGCCTCACGGCGCTCGGCCGGGCGGTGGCTCGAGCCGAAGTGGAACGGCTCGCCGGACAGGTGACCGCCGGGCGCCGCCTGTTCCGCGGAGGAGGCGCGTGA
- a CDS encoding response regulator, translating into MRAKRILIVEDDAALRRVFRMALAIAGYDVQEAGDGYEALQLVENDRPDLVVLDLILRAVDGLSVQQELASRAPTSDIPIVVVTGSTIDTSTLDVACVLHKPVTPEDLIYTVSQCLHAGSPVEPA; encoded by the coding sequence ATGCGCGCGAAGCGGATCCTGATTGTCGAAGACGATGCCGCCCTGCGACGGGTGTTTCGAATGGCGCTCGCGATTGCCGGATACGACGTACAGGAAGCCGGCGACGGCTACGAGGCGCTGCAGCTCGTGGAGAACGATCGGCCGGATCTCGTGGTGCTCGATCTCATTCTGCGCGCGGTCGACGGCCTGTCGGTCCAGCAGGAACTCGCCTCGCGCGCGCCGACCAGCGACATCCCCATCGTCGTCGTCACCGGATCGACGATCGACACGAGCACGCTCGACGTCGCGTGCGTCCTGCACAAGCCGGTGACTCCCGAAGATCTGATCTACACCGTCAGCCAGTGCCTGCACGCCGGCTCGCCGGTCGAACCGGCGTAG
- a CDS encoding SMP-30/gluconolactonase/LRE family protein — MPHTLSRRDLFAALGGAVCVPHLLSAQAPARQGGPTVISTPPRTFGPDATLTTYFPDPDLITVDPAFGGLIQGNTTIVRLWTGALWAEGPAWSPQGRYLLWSDIPNNRQYRWMEDDGHVSVFRSPSNYSNGNSFDAQGRQLSCEHATRRVVRYEHDGSVTVIADAYQGKRLNSPNDIVAHRDGALWFTDPPYGQQLYEGGASRQPSRELPTNVYRVDASGRLDVVITEDQVPDPNGLAFSPDYRRLYVTSTGKGPGDKGDGGKGEVYVFDVGADNRVSNKRLFTDCMIDGVKCGPDGVRCDVDGNVWLASSAGPVLGYSGVTVWNPAGKLLGRIRLPEVCANITFGGQKRNRLFMCASQSIYAVYVGTQGA, encoded by the coding sequence ATGCCACACACGCTCTCGCGTCGAGACCTGTTCGCCGCGCTCGGCGGCGCCGTCTGCGTGCCGCACCTGCTCTCCGCCCAGGCGCCGGCACGTCAGGGCGGCCCGACCGTCATCTCGACTCCGCCGCGGACCTTCGGGCCCGACGCCACCCTGACCACGTATTTTCCCGATCCCGATCTGATCACCGTCGATCCCGCGTTCGGCGGGCTGATCCAGGGGAACACCACGATCGTGCGGCTCTGGACGGGCGCGCTCTGGGCGGAAGGCCCGGCGTGGAGCCCACAGGGCCGGTATCTGCTGTGGAGCGACATCCCGAACAACCGCCAGTACCGCTGGATGGAAGACGACGGGCACGTCTCCGTGTTCCGCAGCCCGTCGAACTACAGCAACGGCAACAGCTTCGATGCGCAGGGACGGCAGTTGTCCTGCGAGCACGCGACGCGGCGCGTCGTCCGCTACGAGCACGACGGCTCGGTCACGGTGATCGCCGACGCGTATCAAGGCAAGCGGCTGAATTCGCCGAACGACATCGTGGCGCACCGGGACGGCGCCCTCTGGTTCACCGATCCGCCCTACGGGCAGCAGCTGTACGAGGGGGGAGCCTCGCGGCAGCCGTCGCGCGAGCTGCCGACGAACGTGTACCGGGTCGACGCGTCCGGCCGGCTCGACGTCGTGATCACCGAGGACCAGGTGCCGGATCCCAACGGCCTCGCCTTTTCGCCTGACTACCGCCGGCTGTATGTGACGAGCACCGGCAAGGGGCCCGGCGACAAGGGGGACGGCGGCAAGGGAGAGGTCTACGTGTTCGATGTCGGCGCCGACAACCGCGTCTCAAACAAGCGTCTCTTCACCGACTGCATGATCGACGGCGTGAAGTGCGGTCCCGACGGGGTGCGGTGCGACGTCGACGGCAACGTCTGGCTGGCCAGCAGCGCCGGACCGGTGCTGGGCTACAGCGGCGTGACGGTGTGGAATCCCGCCGGCAAGCTGCTGGGACGGATCCGCCTGCCTGAGGTCTGCGCCAACATCACCTTCGGCGGCCAGAAGCGCAACCGACTGTTCATGTGCGCGAGCCAGTCGATCTACGCGGTCTACGTCGGCACGCAGGGCGCGTAG
- a CDS encoding DUF1080 domain-containing protein → MRNAFATLAAVVVIGAAIHAQQPAPARPQGDPKLTEVWEPVPKIVAPGATSDAPPADAIVLFDGRNLDEWVSNKDKSPAKWIVADGILTVDKKAGNIETKRAFKNYQIHLEWRIPAGISGQDQARGNSGLFLASTGSGDSGYELQILDSYDNKTYVNGQAASVYKQSPPLVNAMRKPGEWQTYDVIWTAPTFNGDGTVKTPAYVTAFHNGVLVQNHFELIGETLYIGKPYYKAYDRAPIKLQAHGDPSPAISFRNIWIRELP, encoded by the coding sequence ATGCGCAACGCTTTCGCCACGCTCGCCGCCGTTGTCGTCATCGGCGCCGCCATTCACGCCCAGCAACCGGCGCCGGCGCGTCCGCAAGGCGATCCGAAGTTGACGGAAGTCTGGGAGCCGGTGCCAAAAATCGTGGCGCCCGGAGCCACCAGCGACGCCCCCCCGGCGGACGCGATCGTGCTGTTCGACGGCCGGAACCTGGACGAATGGGTGTCGAACAAGGACAAGAGCCCGGCGAAGTGGATCGTCGCGGACGGCATCCTCACGGTCGACAAGAAGGCCGGCAACATCGAGACGAAGCGGGCGTTCAAGAACTACCAGATTCACCTCGAGTGGCGCATCCCGGCCGGCATCAGCGGCCAGGATCAGGCACGCGGCAACAGCGGGCTCTTCCTCGCCTCGACCGGGAGCGGCGACTCCGGCTACGAGCTGCAGATCCTCGACTCGTACGACAACAAGACGTACGTGAACGGCCAGGCGGCGAGCGTCTACAAGCAATCGCCGCCGCTGGTCAACGCCATGCGCAAGCCGGGCGAGTGGCAGACCTACGACGTGATCTGGACGGCGCCGACCTTCAACGGCGACGGCACGGTGAAGACGCCGGCCTACGTCACCGCGTTCCACAACGGCGTCCTGGTGCAGAACCATTTCGAGCTGATCGGCGAGACACTCTACATCGGCAAGCCGTACTACAAGGCGTACGATCGCGCGCCGATCAAGCTGCAGGCGCACGGCGACCCGAGCCCGGCGATCAGCTTCCGGAATATCTGGATTCGGGAACTGCCGTAG
- a CDS encoding Crp/Fnr family transcriptional regulator, whose translation MKKDVGIRRGTPGDTRPSIRAVPFLQGPPVLRLTSREREHLASIATMMRVPAGTILCHAGHEARALFSVTSGTLASYRERRDGTRKVFAFLFAEDLFGLARRGHYVNSVKAITPATVYRMPLDTLAALLTRDGTLQFRFLCKVTQVLRDAQRQALMTAVRDPVERVALFLAMLDEVQGERREPTEPVHIPMTRQDVADYLNLTSGSIRAAVDALEDRGIVRRIPPDGIAITDRKGFDALVDGDAD comes from the coding sequence ATGAAGAAGGACGTCGGCATCAGGCGCGGCACACCTGGGGACACGCGGCCGTCTATCCGCGCCGTCCCTTTCCTGCAAGGGCCGCCGGTCCTGCGTCTCACTTCGCGCGAGCGCGAGCACCTGGCCAGCATCGCGACGATGATGCGGGTGCCGGCCGGAACGATCCTGTGCCACGCCGGCCACGAAGCACGGGCGCTCTTCAGCGTGACGAGCGGCACGCTCGCCTCCTACCGCGAGCGCCGCGACGGCACGCGCAAGGTCTTCGCGTTCCTGTTCGCCGAGGATCTGTTCGGCCTGGCCCGGCGCGGGCACTATGTCAACAGTGTGAAGGCGATTACGCCGGCAACCGTGTATCGCATGCCGCTCGACACGCTGGCGGCCCTGCTGACCCGCGACGGCACCCTGCAGTTCCGCTTCCTGTGCAAGGTGACGCAGGTGCTTCGCGACGCACAGCGTCAGGCCTTGATGACCGCCGTCCGCGACCCGGTCGAACGGGTCGCGCTCTTTCTGGCGATGCTCGACGAAGTGCAGGGCGAAAGACGCGAGCCGACCGAACCCGTCCACATCCCGATGACGAGGCAGGACGTCGCCGACTATCTCAACCTGACGAGCGGCAGCATCCGTGCCGCCGTCGACGCACTCGAGGACCGCGGGATTGTCAGGCGGATCCCGCCCGACGGGATCGCGATCACCGATCGCAAGGGGTTCGACGCCCTCGTCGACGGAGACGCGGACTAG